The Mugil cephalus isolate CIBA_MC_2020 chromosome 11, CIBA_Mcephalus_1.1, whole genome shotgun sequence genome includes a window with the following:
- the znf384b gene encoding zinc finger protein 384b isoform X3: MEMMEDSHFNSSYFWSPVPTVPGQIENAMFLNKVKEQQEKCASFSSSSASHYQTALLTIPTPGGKTDGGGQAGSVAHLHPPHSTQNITVLPVPSTGIMTAAGLVITTPQGTLVSPTSSQSFVSGHPATTMIVSALHSSDKKEGDGTSHVVVMPTPSKRGRKKKTTLSRVGPLGGPGNETLILAQLTAGGQVASLQHHAGDPYDLSNEDEDHGPKDSTKTYRCRMCAATFFSKSDMQIHSKSHTEAKPHKCPHCAKSFANSSYLAQHIRIHSGAKPYTCSYCQKSFRQLSHLQQHTRNHTESKPHKCPHCTKSFANSSYLAQHIRIHTGVKPYTCSYCQKCFRQLSHLQQHSRIHTGDRPYKCAHPGCEKSFTQLSNLQSHRRQHNKDKPYKCTNCNKGYIDAASLEVHMSTHTVKHARIYSCGLCNRTYTSETYLVKHMEKHNPDQLTATAVAAAQPAQQNQSQGQGQAGAQSRVERADGGSTRPGGAGSRAEGGGQQGQSNYPQSETISCPFDLHQYKTVSPGDIQYKPVSVADITSHKDLCLTVSASTIQVEHLNS, translated from the exons ATGG AAATGATGGAGGATTCCCATTTTAATTCATCGTATTTCTGGTCTCCTGTTCCCACTGTGCCAGGACAG ATTGAGAATGCCATGTTCCTAAACAAGGTGAAAGAGCAACAGGAAAAGTGtgcttccttctcttcttcttctgcgtccCACTACCAGACAGCTCTTCTCACCATCCCCACCCCTGGGGGCaagacagatggaggaggacaggctGGTAGCGTGGcacacctccaccctcctcaCAGCACCCAGAACATCACAGTGTTGCCTGTCCCCTCCACAGGCATCATGACAGCAG CTGGTCTGGTCATCACGACTCCTCAGGGAACTCTAGTCTCTCCCACCTCCTCTCAGTCATTTGTCTCTGGTCATCCAGCAACAACCATGATCGTTTCAGCGCTCCATTCTTCAG ACAAAAAAGAAGGGGATGGGACATCCCACGTGGTCGTGATGCCAACACCCTCcaagagaggcagaaagaagaagaccACATTGTCAAGGGTCGGTCCTCTGGGTGGACCAGGAAACGAGACACTAATACTGGCTCAGCTCACGGCCGGGGGCCAG GTGGCGTCTTTGCAGCATCATGCTGGAGACCCATATGATCTGTCCAATGAAGACGAAGACCACGGCCCAAAAGACAGCACTAAAACATACAG GTGCCGGATGTGTGCGGCGACCTTCTTCAGTAAGTCTGACATGCAGATCCACTCCAAGTCGCACACAGAGGCCAAACCTCACAAGTGTCCTCACTGCGCCAAGTCATTCGCCAACTCCAGCTACCTGGCCCAGCACATCCGCATCCACAGCGGGGCCAAGCCTTACACCTGCTCCTACTGCCAGAAATCTTTCAGGCAGCTCAGTCACTTACAGCAGCACACACG GAACCACACAGAGTCAAAGCCTCACAAGTGTCCCCACTGTACCAAGTCATTTGCCAACTCTAGCTACTTGGCCCAACATATCCGCATCCACACTGGAGTGAAACCCTACACCTGCTCCTATTGCCAAAAGTGCTTCAGACAGCTCAGTCACcttcagcagcacagcag gATTCACACTGGAGACCGACCATACAAGTGCGCCCACCCAGGCTGTGAGAAATCCTTCACGCAGCTCTCAAATTTACAG TCCCATCGTCgtcaacacaacaaagacaagcCCTACAAGTGCACCAACTGCAATAAAGGATACATAGATGCCGCAAGCCTGGAGGTGCACATGTCCACCCACACAGTCAAACACGCCAGGATCTACTCATGTGGTCTCTGCAACCGTACTTATACCTCA GAGACGTATCTGGTGAAACACATGGAGAAACACAATCCAGACCAGTTGACTGCAACAGCAGTTGCGGCAGCACAGCCGGCACAACAGAACCAAAGCCAGGGCCAGGGTCAGGCTGGAGCTCAGAGCCGGGTAGAGAGAGCAGATGGAGGATCAACCCGTCCTGGGGGAGCTGGGAGCAGAGCAGAAGGTGGTGGCCAACAGGGACAGAGTAACTACCCTCAGTCAGAAACCATCTCCTGTCCATTTGACCTGCATCAGTACAAGACAGTGTCTCCCGGTGACATCCAGTACAAGCCAGTCAGTGTGGCTGACATTACTTCCCACAAGGACCTCTGTCTCACTGTGTCAGCATCCACCATTCAAGTGGAACACCTCAACTCTTAG
- the znf384b gene encoding zinc finger protein 384b isoform X4 → MEMMEDSHFNSSYFWSPVPTVPGQIENAMFLNKVKEQQEKCASFSSSSASHYQTALLTIPTPGGKTDGGGQAGSVAHLHPPHSTQNITVLPVPSTGIMTAAGLVITTPQGTLVSPTSSQSFVSGHPATTMIVSALHSSDKKEGDGTSHVVVMPTPSKRGRKKKTTLSRVGPLGGPGNETLILAQLTAGGQVASLQHHAGDPYDLSNEDEDHGPKDSTKTYRNHTESKPHKCPHCTKSFANSSYLAQHIRIHTGVKPYTCSYCQKCFRQLSHLQQHSRIHTGDRPYKCAHPGCEKSFTQLSNLQSHRRQHNKDKPYKCTNCNKGYIDAASLEVHMSTHTVKHARIYSCGLCNRTYTSETYLVKHMEKHNPDQLTATAVAAAQPAQQNQSQGQGQAGAQSRVERADGGSTRPGGAGSRAEGGGQQGQSNYPQSETISCPFDLHQYKTVSPGDIQYKPVSVADITSHKDLCLTVSASTIQVEHLNS, encoded by the exons ATGG AAATGATGGAGGATTCCCATTTTAATTCATCGTATTTCTGGTCTCCTGTTCCCACTGTGCCAGGACAG ATTGAGAATGCCATGTTCCTAAACAAGGTGAAAGAGCAACAGGAAAAGTGtgcttccttctcttcttcttctgcgtccCACTACCAGACAGCTCTTCTCACCATCCCCACCCCTGGGGGCaagacagatggaggaggacaggctGGTAGCGTGGcacacctccaccctcctcaCAGCACCCAGAACATCACAGTGTTGCCTGTCCCCTCCACAGGCATCATGACAGCAG CTGGTCTGGTCATCACGACTCCTCAGGGAACTCTAGTCTCTCCCACCTCCTCTCAGTCATTTGTCTCTGGTCATCCAGCAACAACCATGATCGTTTCAGCGCTCCATTCTTCAG ACAAAAAAGAAGGGGATGGGACATCCCACGTGGTCGTGATGCCAACACCCTCcaagagaggcagaaagaagaagaccACATTGTCAAGGGTCGGTCCTCTGGGTGGACCAGGAAACGAGACACTAATACTGGCTCAGCTCACGGCCGGGGGCCAG GTGGCGTCTTTGCAGCATCATGCTGGAGACCCATATGATCTGTCCAATGAAGACGAAGACCACGGCCCAAAAGACAGCACTAAAACATACAG GAACCACACAGAGTCAAAGCCTCACAAGTGTCCCCACTGTACCAAGTCATTTGCCAACTCTAGCTACTTGGCCCAACATATCCGCATCCACACTGGAGTGAAACCCTACACCTGCTCCTATTGCCAAAAGTGCTTCAGACAGCTCAGTCACcttcagcagcacagcag gATTCACACTGGAGACCGACCATACAAGTGCGCCCACCCAGGCTGTGAGAAATCCTTCACGCAGCTCTCAAATTTACAG TCCCATCGTCgtcaacacaacaaagacaagcCCTACAAGTGCACCAACTGCAATAAAGGATACATAGATGCCGCAAGCCTGGAGGTGCACATGTCCACCCACACAGTCAAACACGCCAGGATCTACTCATGTGGTCTCTGCAACCGTACTTATACCTCA GAGACGTATCTGGTGAAACACATGGAGAAACACAATCCAGACCAGTTGACTGCAACAGCAGTTGCGGCAGCACAGCCGGCACAACAGAACCAAAGCCAGGGCCAGGGTCAGGCTGGAGCTCAGAGCCGGGTAGAGAGAGCAGATGGAGGATCAACCCGTCCTGGGGGAGCTGGGAGCAGAGCAGAAGGTGGTGGCCAACAGGGACAGAGTAACTACCCTCAGTCAGAAACCATCTCCTGTCCATTTGACCTGCATCAGTACAAGACAGTGTCTCCCGGTGACATCCAGTACAAGCCAGTCAGTGTGGCTGACATTACTTCCCACAAGGACCTCTGTCTCACTGTGTCAGCATCCACCATTCAAGTGGAACACCTCAACTCTTAG
- the znf384b gene encoding zinc finger protein 384b isoform X2, whose amino-acid sequence MMEDSHFNSSYFWSPVPTVPGQIENAMFLNKVKEQQEKCASFSSSSASHYQTALLTIPTPGGKTDGGGQAGSVAHLHPPHSTQNITVLPVPSTGIMTAAGLVITTPQGTLVSPTSSQSFVSGHPATTMIVSALHSSDKKEGDGTSHVVVMPTPSKRGRKKKTTLSRVGPLGGPGNETLILAQLTAGGQVASLQHHAGDPYDLSNEDEDHGPKDSTKTYRCRMCAATFFSKSDMQIHSKSHTEAKPHKCPHCAKSFANSSYLAQHIRIHSGAKPYTCSYCQKSFRQLSHLQQHTRNHTESKPHKCPHCTKSFANSSYLAQHIRIHTGVKPYTCSYCQKCFRQLSHLQQHSRIHTGDRPYKCAHPGCEKSFTQLSNLQSHRRQHNKDKPYKCTNCNKGYIDAASLEVHMSTHTVKHARIYSCGLCNRTYTSVRQMSISEEHFYMKHYESPHWHQTPGSYFTPCSHVSTVSPLPILPSSQETYLVKHMEKHNPDQLTATAVAAAQPAQQNQSQGQGQAGAQSRVERADGGSTRPGGAGSRAEGGGQQGQSNYPQSETISCPFDLHQYKTVSPGDIQYKPVSVADITSHKDLCLTVSASTIQVEHLNS is encoded by the exons ATGATGGAGGATTCCCATTTTAATTCATCGTATTTCTGGTCTCCTGTTCCCACTGTGCCAGGACAG ATTGAGAATGCCATGTTCCTAAACAAGGTGAAAGAGCAACAGGAAAAGTGtgcttccttctcttcttcttctgcgtccCACTACCAGACAGCTCTTCTCACCATCCCCACCCCTGGGGGCaagacagatggaggaggacaggctGGTAGCGTGGcacacctccaccctcctcaCAGCACCCAGAACATCACAGTGTTGCCTGTCCCCTCCACAGGCATCATGACAGCAG CTGGTCTGGTCATCACGACTCCTCAGGGAACTCTAGTCTCTCCCACCTCCTCTCAGTCATTTGTCTCTGGTCATCCAGCAACAACCATGATCGTTTCAGCGCTCCATTCTTCAG ACAAAAAAGAAGGGGATGGGACATCCCACGTGGTCGTGATGCCAACACCCTCcaagagaggcagaaagaagaagaccACATTGTCAAGGGTCGGTCCTCTGGGTGGACCAGGAAACGAGACACTAATACTGGCTCAGCTCACGGCCGGGGGCCAG GTGGCGTCTTTGCAGCATCATGCTGGAGACCCATATGATCTGTCCAATGAAGACGAAGACCACGGCCCAAAAGACAGCACTAAAACATACAG GTGCCGGATGTGTGCGGCGACCTTCTTCAGTAAGTCTGACATGCAGATCCACTCCAAGTCGCACACAGAGGCCAAACCTCACAAGTGTCCTCACTGCGCCAAGTCATTCGCCAACTCCAGCTACCTGGCCCAGCACATCCGCATCCACAGCGGGGCCAAGCCTTACACCTGCTCCTACTGCCAGAAATCTTTCAGGCAGCTCAGTCACTTACAGCAGCACACACG GAACCACACAGAGTCAAAGCCTCACAAGTGTCCCCACTGTACCAAGTCATTTGCCAACTCTAGCTACTTGGCCCAACATATCCGCATCCACACTGGAGTGAAACCCTACACCTGCTCCTATTGCCAAAAGTGCTTCAGACAGCTCAGTCACcttcagcagcacagcag gATTCACACTGGAGACCGACCATACAAGTGCGCCCACCCAGGCTGTGAGAAATCCTTCACGCAGCTCTCAAATTTACAG TCCCATCGTCgtcaacacaacaaagacaagcCCTACAAGTGCACCAACTGCAATAAAGGATACATAGATGCCGCAAGCCTGGAGGTGCACATGTCCACCCACACAGTCAAACACGCCAGGATCTACTCATGTGGTCTCTGCAACCGTACTTATACCTCAGTAAGACAAATGTCCATTTCTGAAGAGCATTTCTACATGAAACATTATGAATCGCCTCACTGGCATCAGACACCTGGCAGCTACTTTACACCGTGTAGTCATGTGTCCACTGTTTCCCCTCTACCTATCCTCCCCTCATCTCAGGAGACGTATCTGGTGAAACACATGGAGAAACACAATCCAGACCAGTTGACTGCAACAGCAGTTGCGGCAGCACAGCCGGCACAACAGAACCAAAGCCAGGGCCAGGGTCAGGCTGGAGCTCAGAGCCGGGTAGAGAGAGCAGATGGAGGATCAACCCGTCCTGGGGGAGCTGGGAGCAGAGCAGAAGGTGGTGGCCAACAGGGACAGAGTAACTACCCTCAGTCAGAAACCATCTCCTGTCCATTTGACCTGCATCAGTACAAGACAGTGTCTCCCGGTGACATCCAGTACAAGCCAGTCAGTGTGGCTGACATTACTTCCCACAAGGACCTCTGTCTCACTGTGTCAGCATCCACCATTCAAGTGGAACACCTCAACTCTTAG
- the gnl1 gene encoding guanine nucleotide-binding protein-like 1, whose translation MPRKKPFSNKQKKKQLQVKRERKRGDTGSGPSSRNASIERGERQSDTSDSETTDVRRINQQPFSREGRYDPNRFRLHFEKESKEEVEKRKKAAREKVLQPVSDKELEVDINDIYPSEKGLGFPRRPSWNYEMTRENLLRKEEKSYRDYLDDLHSRNPPGSLSHFEHNLETWRQLWRVLEMSDVILLIVDIRHPVLQFPPSLYHYITGDLQKQVILVLNKADLCPPPLVIAWKHYMTSQFPHLQIVCFTSHPGQPYSTVLQKKRMRRKADWGHAGGTTDILKACQEITSGRVDLSSWEQKIQRDAAAERLDGEHQDEGAESVLMEHQSDSAMEMSSPSQELYKDGVLTLGCIGFPNVGKSSVINSLVGKKVVSVSRTPGHTKYFQTYYLTPTVKLCDCPGLVFPSLVNKQLQILAGIYPVAQLQEPYSSVGYLCERTPFLSVLKLKHPSLQDISPHQRNQSTEEHSWTAWDVCEAWAERRGYKTAKAARNDVYRAANSLLRLAIDGRLCLCLRPHGYSCLREHWENHPDLPEIMALQGRSTEEEGTGERDDDDDGESSTEPEEERDRDADDDEDGDGDDEDEGFGQPRQRDDKESGLTVNMYNVLRENECE comes from the exons atgcctCGGAAAAAGCCATTCAGcaataaacagaagaagaaacagctaCAAGTCAAacgggagagaaaaagag GTGACACTGGTTCTGGGCCGAGTAGCCGCAATGCCAGCATTGAACGAGGAGAGCGTCAGTCAGATACCTCAGATAGTGAGACCACTGATGTAAGAAGAATAAATCAGCAGCCATTCAGCAGAGAAGGTAGATATGACCCCAACAG ATTTCGTCTGCACTTTGAGAAAGAGAgtaaagaggaggtggagaagaggaagaaagcgGCCAGGGAGAAGGTGCTGCAGCCAGTCTCAGATAAAGAACTTGAGGTCGACATTAATGACATCTACCCGTCAGAGAAAG GTCTTGGTTTCCCCCGACGGCCATCCTGGAATTATGAGATGACACGAGAGAACCTgctgaggaaagaggagaagtcCTACAGAGATTACCTTGATGACCTGCACTCTAGAAACCCACCTGGCTCACTCAGCCACTTTGAGCACAACCTGGAG acatGGCGGCAACTATGGAGAGTGTTGGAGATGTCAGATGTGATCCTGCTCATTGTTGACATCAGGCACCCG GTCCTGCAGTTCCCTCCGTCCCTGTACCACTACATCACAGGAGATCTACAGAAACAGGTGATCCTGGTGTTGAACAAAGCTGACCTCTGTCCTCCCCCACTGGTGATTGCCTGGAAACACTACATGACCTCCCAGTTCCCTCACCTGCAAATAGTATGCTTCACTTCCCACCCTGGACAGCCTTACAGCACAG tgctccagaagaagaggatgaggaggaaggctGATTGGGGTCACGCTGGAGGCACTACAGATATTCTGAAGGCCTGTCAGGAAATCACATCAGGAAGAG TTGACCTGTCTAGTTGGGAGCAGAAGATTCAGAGAGACGCTGCAGCCGAGCGACTGGATGGAGAGCACCAAGACGAAGGGGCGGAATCGGTGCTGATGGAGCATCAAAGTGATAGTGCTATGGAGATGAGCAGTCCATCACAGGAGCTCTACAAAGATGGGGTTCTTACATTGGGTTGCATAG GCTTTCCCAACGTTGGTAAGTCATCCGTGATCAACAGCCTGGTGGGGAAGAAGGTGGTGAGTGTGTCCCGAACCCCAGGCCACACCAAATACTTCCAGACCTACTACCTCACCCCAACAGTCAAACTGTGCGACTGCCCTGGACTGGTCTTCCCCTCCCTTGTCAATAAACAGTTACAG ATTCTGGCAGGCATCTACCCAGTGGCTCAGCTGCAAGAACCATACAGCTCAGTTGGTTATCTGTGTGAGAGGACCCCCTTCCTTTCTGTACTGAAACTCAAGCACCCAAGTTTGCAAGATATCAGTCCCCACCAAAGAAACCAGTCGACTGAAGAGCACAGCTGGACGGCTTGGGATGTGTGTGAGG CTTGGGCTGAAAGAAGAGGCTATAAGACGGCAAAAGCAGCTCGCAACGATGTTTACCGCGCTGCCAATAGTCTCCTTAGGTTGGCAATTGATGGCAGATTGTGCCTCTGCCTCAGACCACATGGCTACAGCTGCCTGAGAG AACATTGGGAAAATCACCCAGACCTGCCGGAGATTATGGCTCTTCAAGGAAGATcgacagaggaggaaggaacagGAGAGCGGGATGACGACGATGACGGAGAGTCCAGCACCGAgccagaagaagagagagaccGTGATGCAGACGATGATGAGGACGGAGATGGGGATGATGAAGACGAAGGATTTGGACAACCAAGGCAGAGGGATGATAAAGAATCTGGTTTGACTGTCAACATGTACAATGTCCTTCGGGAAAATGAATGCGAATGA
- the znf384b gene encoding zinc finger protein 384b isoform X1, which translates to MEMMEDSHFNSSYFWSPVPTVPGQIENAMFLNKVKEQQEKCASFSSSSASHYQTALLTIPTPGGKTDGGGQAGSVAHLHPPHSTQNITVLPVPSTGIMTAAGLVITTPQGTLVSPTSSQSFVSGHPATTMIVSALHSSDKKEGDGTSHVVVMPTPSKRGRKKKTTLSRVGPLGGPGNETLILAQLTAGGQVASLQHHAGDPYDLSNEDEDHGPKDSTKTYRCRMCAATFFSKSDMQIHSKSHTEAKPHKCPHCAKSFANSSYLAQHIRIHSGAKPYTCSYCQKSFRQLSHLQQHTRNHTESKPHKCPHCTKSFANSSYLAQHIRIHTGVKPYTCSYCQKCFRQLSHLQQHSRIHTGDRPYKCAHPGCEKSFTQLSNLQSHRRQHNKDKPYKCTNCNKGYIDAASLEVHMSTHTVKHARIYSCGLCNRTYTSVRQMSISEEHFYMKHYESPHWHQTPGSYFTPCSHVSTVSPLPILPSSQETYLVKHMEKHNPDQLTATAVAAAQPAQQNQSQGQGQAGAQSRVERADGGSTRPGGAGSRAEGGGQQGQSNYPQSETISCPFDLHQYKTVSPGDIQYKPVSVADITSHKDLCLTVSASTIQVEHLNS; encoded by the exons ATGG AAATGATGGAGGATTCCCATTTTAATTCATCGTATTTCTGGTCTCCTGTTCCCACTGTGCCAGGACAG ATTGAGAATGCCATGTTCCTAAACAAGGTGAAAGAGCAACAGGAAAAGTGtgcttccttctcttcttcttctgcgtccCACTACCAGACAGCTCTTCTCACCATCCCCACCCCTGGGGGCaagacagatggaggaggacaggctGGTAGCGTGGcacacctccaccctcctcaCAGCACCCAGAACATCACAGTGTTGCCTGTCCCCTCCACAGGCATCATGACAGCAG CTGGTCTGGTCATCACGACTCCTCAGGGAACTCTAGTCTCTCCCACCTCCTCTCAGTCATTTGTCTCTGGTCATCCAGCAACAACCATGATCGTTTCAGCGCTCCATTCTTCAG ACAAAAAAGAAGGGGATGGGACATCCCACGTGGTCGTGATGCCAACACCCTCcaagagaggcagaaagaagaagaccACATTGTCAAGGGTCGGTCCTCTGGGTGGACCAGGAAACGAGACACTAATACTGGCTCAGCTCACGGCCGGGGGCCAG GTGGCGTCTTTGCAGCATCATGCTGGAGACCCATATGATCTGTCCAATGAAGACGAAGACCACGGCCCAAAAGACAGCACTAAAACATACAG GTGCCGGATGTGTGCGGCGACCTTCTTCAGTAAGTCTGACATGCAGATCCACTCCAAGTCGCACACAGAGGCCAAACCTCACAAGTGTCCTCACTGCGCCAAGTCATTCGCCAACTCCAGCTACCTGGCCCAGCACATCCGCATCCACAGCGGGGCCAAGCCTTACACCTGCTCCTACTGCCAGAAATCTTTCAGGCAGCTCAGTCACTTACAGCAGCACACACG GAACCACACAGAGTCAAAGCCTCACAAGTGTCCCCACTGTACCAAGTCATTTGCCAACTCTAGCTACTTGGCCCAACATATCCGCATCCACACTGGAGTGAAACCCTACACCTGCTCCTATTGCCAAAAGTGCTTCAGACAGCTCAGTCACcttcagcagcacagcag gATTCACACTGGAGACCGACCATACAAGTGCGCCCACCCAGGCTGTGAGAAATCCTTCACGCAGCTCTCAAATTTACAG TCCCATCGTCgtcaacacaacaaagacaagcCCTACAAGTGCACCAACTGCAATAAAGGATACATAGATGCCGCAAGCCTGGAGGTGCACATGTCCACCCACACAGTCAAACACGCCAGGATCTACTCATGTGGTCTCTGCAACCGTACTTATACCTCAGTAAGACAAATGTCCATTTCTGAAGAGCATTTCTACATGAAACATTATGAATCGCCTCACTGGCATCAGACACCTGGCAGCTACTTTACACCGTGTAGTCATGTGTCCACTGTTTCCCCTCTACCTATCCTCCCCTCATCTCAGGAGACGTATCTGGTGAAACACATGGAGAAACACAATCCAGACCAGTTGACTGCAACAGCAGTTGCGGCAGCACAGCCGGCACAACAGAACCAAAGCCAGGGCCAGGGTCAGGCTGGAGCTCAGAGCCGGGTAGAGAGAGCAGATGGAGGATCAACCCGTCCTGGGGGAGCTGGGAGCAGAGCAGAAGGTGGTGGCCAACAGGGACAGAGTAACTACCCTCAGTCAGAAACCATCTCCTGTCCATTTGACCTGCATCAGTACAAGACAGTGTCTCCCGGTGACATCCAGTACAAGCCAGTCAGTGTGGCTGACATTACTTCCCACAAGGACCTCTGTCTCACTGTGTCAGCATCCACCATTCAAGTGGAACACCTCAACTCTTAG